Proteins from a genomic interval of Drosophila melanogaster chromosome 2R:
- the MED9 gene encoding mediator complex subunit 9, translating to MMDLSPNNQIEDRKPILTADGLVQTSNSPFEPTISQETQTSNGIGGQCHLTVDQLDIEILPIIYDIVRCVEKDPLENAVKLRESQDCNHKIFELQKRFESAREQIRQLPGIDFNKEEQQQRLELLRNQLKLKQQLIRKYKDTEF from the exons ATGATGGATTTGTCGCCAAACAATCAGATCGAGGACAGAAAACCCATCCTAACCGCCGACGGCCTGGTTCAGACTTCGAACTCCCCCTTCGAGCCGACCATATCGCAGGAGACGCAAACATCCAACGGAATCGGCGGCCAGTGCCATCTGACGGTTGACCAGTTGGACATTGAGATTCTGCCGATAATCTACGACATTGTGCGCTG CGTGGAAAAGGATCCTCTGGAGAACGCCGTTAAGCTGCGCGAGTCCCAGGATTGCAACCACAAG ATCTTTGAACTTCAAAAACGCTTCGAATCGGCACGCGAGCAAATCCGCCAGCTCCCCGGGATCGATTTCAATaaggaggagcagcaacagAGACTGGAACTACTGCGAAATCAGCTGAAGCTTAAGCAGCAGCTAATTCGCAAATACAAGGACACAGAGTTCTAG
- the CG42518 gene encoding uncharacterized protein, isoform B — MVLRLLMRYLANNEQLIQRMAESYPMRRAAQLVVSLMYRTKDLAREQGLHEMTPERFKSFVNMFKNNVRQELEGVKKELNSKKKN; from the exons ATGGTGCTGCGACTGCTAATGCGCTACCTGGCCAACAACGAGCAGCTCATCCAGCGCATGGCGGAGAGCTATCCCATGAGACGCGCTGCCCAGTTGGTCGTTTCCCTGATGTACCGCACAAAAGACTTGGCCCGGGAGCAGGGACTGCACGAGATGACGCCAGAGCGTTTCAA ATCCTTCGTTAACATGTTTAAGAACAACGTGCGCCAAGAGCTGGAGGGAGTGAAGAAGGAGCTTAATAGCAAGAAAAAGAACTAG
- the Dgp-1 gene encoding Dgp-1, isoform B, with amino-acid sequence MNNIQSAPNGVAVGVGIKSARSNIFNVDGLPQQMAAMSVDYSSIRGKDVLVQPTEEQIELLQKRLQDRIADNCGETIYEIGVGEDGSDSGLNPEQFEASVATLHLLAANIDADVVKLRERRAEKGQSAQFLIRKHIDTTDFMEIRVAVVGNVDAGKSTLLGVLTHGELDNGRGHARQRLFRHKHEIESGRTSSVGNDILGFDGVGNVVNKPDHGHLDWVKICENSAKVITFIDLAGHERYLKTTVFGMTGHAPDFGMLMIGANAGIIGMTKEHLGLALALAVPVFVVVTKIDMCPANVLQENMKLLFKMLKSQGCRKVPVVVRSHDDVVLSATNFVSERLCPIFQVSNVTGDNLELLKMFLNLLSTRMPGSESLPAEFQIDDVYAVPGVGTVVSGTCLQGTIRLNDCLMLGPDAVGSFVPITIKSIHRKRMNVARVRCGQTASFALKKIKRAYLRKGMVMVSQDLKPQACWEFEGEILVLHHPTTISARYQAMVHCGSIRQTASIIHMSRDCLRTGDKAHVKFRFIKQPEYIRAGQRLVFREGRTKAVGNILRPLPNAAASPYRPKPAKMQSRSHNGGSNGSNNQHRQQGQGSSSGAGCSKDNADEKQNGDKREGGSRRGGKRKRNNRPTPSGGVGVDPSNGSASLGLPLGENPSSSSSVEVTPAALTE; translated from the exons ATGAATAACATACAGAGCGCACCAAATGGCGTGGCCGTGGGCGTGGGCATCAAATCGGCCCGTAGCAACATTTTCAACGTGGACGGTCTGCCACAGCAGATGGCCGCCATGAGTGTGGACTACTCCAGCATCCGGGGCAAGGATGTCTTGGTGCAGCCCACAGAGGAGCAGATTGAGCTGCTACAAAAGAGGCTGCAGGACCGCATAGCCGACAACTGCGGGGAGACCATCTACGAGATTGGCGTAGGGGAGG ATGGCAGTGACAGTGGCCTGAACCCGGAGCAGTTTGAGGCCTCCGTGGCCACGCTACACCTTCTAGCGGCCAACATAGATGCGGATGTGGTCAAGCTGCGTGAGCGGCGGGCAGAAAAAGGACAATCGGCGCAGTTCCTCATCCGAAAGCATATCGACACTACCGACTTTATGGAAATAAG GGTTGCCGTCGTAGGCAATGTGGATGCGGGTAAGTCCACATTACTGGGCGTACTCACCCACGGTGAACTGGACAATGGTCGTGGACACGCACGACAGCGTCTCTTCCGTCACAAGCACGAAATTGAAAGTGGACGCACCAGCTCTGTGGGCAACGACATTCTCGGCTTTGATGGTGTGGGCAATGTGGTTAACAAGCCGGACCACGGCCACCTGGATTGGGTGAAGATATGCGAGAACTCAGCCAAGGTGATCACCTTCATCGATCTGGCGGGCCACGAGCGCTACCTGAAAACCACCGTCTTTGGCATGACCGGACATGCTCCGGACTTTGGCATGCTGATG ATTGGCGCCAATGCCGGCATCATAGGCATGACTAAGGAACATCTTGGTCTGGCCTTGGCTCTAGCCGTGCCCGTTTTCGTGGTGGTCACTAAGATTGACATGTGCCCGGCCAACGTGCTGCAGGAGAACATGAAGCTGCTCTTTAAGATGCTCAAATCCCAGGGCTGCCGCAAGGTGCCGGTTGTGGTGCGTTCGCACGACGACGTTGTCCTAAGCGCTACGAATTTCGTTAGCGAGCGTCTGTGCCCCATCTTCCAGGTGTCGAATGTGACCGGTGACAACCTGGAGCTGCTCAAAATGTTCCTCAACCTTCTCAGCACGCGAATGCCCGGCTCCGAGAGTCTGCCGGCCGAGTTTCAAATCGACGATGTGTACGCGGTGCCGGGTGTGGGAACTGTTGTGTCCGGTACATGCCTTCAGGGCACTATTCGGCTAAATGACTGCCTGATGCTTGGTCCAGACGCGGTGGGTTCATTTGTGCCCATCACCATCAAGAGCATCCATCGCAAGCGCATGAACGTGGCACGCGTGCGCTGTGGCCAAACAGCAAGCTTTGcgttaaagaaaataaagcgCGCCTATCTGCGCAAGGGCATGGTAATGGTGTCGCAGGATCTCAAACCGCAAGCCTGCTGGGAGTTCGAGGGAGAGATACTAGTGCTCCACCATCCGACGACGATATCGGCGCGCTACCAGGCCATGGTCCACTGCGGCAGCATCCGCCAGACGGCCTCAATCATACACATGTCGCGCGACTGCCTGCGAACAGGCGACAAGGCACATGTGAAATTCCGGTTCATCAAGCAGCCGGAGTACATACGCGCCGGTCAGCGCCTGGTCTTTCGCGAGGGACGCACCAAGGCTGTTGGCAATATACTGCGTCCGCTACCGAATGCTGCCGCTAGCCCATATCGCCCCAAGCCCGCCAAGATGCAGTCGCGCTCACATAACGGCGGCAGCAACGGCAGTAACAACCAGCACCGCCAGCAGGGCCAGGGCAGCTCCTCGGGCGCCGGATGCAGCAAGGACAACGCCGACGAGAAGCAGAACGGCGACAAGCGCGAGGGTGGCAGCCGGCGAGGTGGCAAGCGGAAAAGAAATAATCGCCCGACTCCGTCCGGCGGCGTTGGGGTGGATCCATCCAATGGCTCGGCCTCTTTGGGTCTGCCCCTCGGCGAGAATCcttcgtcgtcgtcctcgGTTGAAGTCACACCGGCCGCTCTCACCGAGTGA